ATGCGCGAACACCACGCCCCCTCAGGGGCCCTGACCCTTTGATTTGAAAACCCAGCTCCAATAGGGTGTCAGCATCCTCTGTCTCCCGCCTCCTTTTTGGGCAGcggtgcaggggtgggggcaggcgcCTCGTCAGCCCGGTAATGACCTCTCCCCTTTGCTCCCATAGTTATGCATTTGGACACTCCAAAGGAGCCCTACAATCTCTACTTTTATGCGCCGGACGCTTGGGTCCCTTCCCACATCGCTACCAAGCAGCCACCGCCCACTCCTCCGCTGCCGCCCAAGCTGCCCCCGCCGCCCCGCGGGGGGCGCCCCCAGCGCTTGGAGCCGCTCTCCCCCGCCACGCTCCCCAACAACTTTGCGTGAGCCCGCCTCGTCCCGCCAGACCCGCGTCATTCCCGGACGGAGGAAGGGCCTACAGATCCTCTCCTCCCCGAACGCTTTGCTACATAGTGGTACTCTCCGCTAGAGTCCAACGTAGAGATGCTTTCGCTGTGACCGGACAACACCGGCTGAAGCCGAATAAATCACGTGTTCTCGCCAGCAGACACCTCCTCTGTCCTGCGtcctggaggtggagggtggcTGGGGTCCTAGAATACCCagctgcaggaggagggggcGTGGAGGGCTGGGGTTCCTGGGTCcgaggaaggaaggggtgggaggcTGAAACTCCTGTGACTCCCACGGCCACTGAGTCAATGACGACGACCAGGTATGTACACCAAAGCATTTTattgggaggggggcagggcaggattTACAGTCACAGAGACAGGGACACAAAGACACGCCCTGCCCCGGGAAAAACATCCCTTGCCCCCAGCCCCATTCCCTTTCCTGGGATGCCTTCGCCTACATCCGTTCCCCAAATTCTAAGCCGAAAGAGAGGTCCCTGCCAGGGACCGCGTCCCAGGTTTTGAGTCATTTAGCCCCTGAGGGACACACGAATGGCCACTGAGAAAACGCGGGTAGCTTGCAACCACCCAGGAGAATAAAGTGCAAGGAATTGGGGGGAAGAGGGACATCTCGAAGCCACCATGGGGAAGTTCAACGCCGGTGGCTTCAAACCATTGATGGACTTGAGCAGCCGCTATTTAGACCTGAAAACCATATCAGAAAAAGtgcacaggggtggggagaggcataCCGATAAAATTTTGGTTGTTTCCCTAGAAACTGTGCCAAGCTTGGGAGGTCTTGGGGAATTCAGTGTTTCCGCCCAATCTGCTGGTGGAGGGAGGAgtgaagaggtgggggaaggtgTTTTGAAACTGCCATTTTCCCTCCGAAACGCTGGTGAGAATCAATCTCTGAAACGGTGGGGAAGGGTGATTGGTCAAACCAATCTGGAAAACGCAGAATACGGTTAGGAGAGATTTGAAACTTCTAGAGGAAGACCTTGAGTTTTTCCTGAAAGCAGAGGGGGGCGCTGAGTAATCTCAGGGCCCCTGGGGTTAAAGGAAAAGGGGGAGGTGCCTCAAAACCacgagggagagggagagattaaACTGTCCGTTCAAATAAAACCCTGGGAGGAGAGATTTGGAACCACTGAGGCAAAACAAGTGGAGAAGGAAAGCTTTGGGGGAATTTGGGCCTCCTTGAAACTGCCGGTCTGCAGCTTCACTACCCCTGAGAGGCagctggggaaggaagaggattTGACAGCACAAGGAACAAGGGAGAGTGCTTCTTAGGCCTGAGGCGGGACAGAGAGGACTGGGGTTCCTTGACACTGCCACTCGGCCCAGAGATGTGTGGAGTGGAGGTTCCGGAAACTGCCATTCAGTGGGAGGCACGTGGTCAGTGGTCCCGGATAGGGGGTGGGGGTCTTGGGGGCTGAACTGTGCTGTGCGTGGCCCCgtaggagggaggaggagcagggggtgCCCCAGGGGGCTCAGCTTCATCCTCCATTTCGCTTTCGTCACTGCCAGCCAGCTGGTCATGGCCAACAAAGCCACACTTCTCTTCGCTCATCTCCTCCGGCTCTGCCCACGGCTGCTTCTCTCCAGAAGCGAAGACTCCATAGAAGATAACCCCCCCGTAGTGCACCAGAGAGGCGATCAGGAATACGTACTGCCACTCCTCCCGAGTCTGTGTGGGGACAAAGGGAAGGTGAGGTCggaggccagagagagagaaggcaaagagagaagctgggagggggaggggaggcccagaGAAAGGGATACAGAtcccagagagggcaggggtggagccCAGGGGTCGTGCCCCGCGTCAGGGTGGGACCATGCACAAAGGTGCAGAGCGAGGGGATCAGGGCGCCCGCACCGACCTTGTGCTTGGTCATGGCGCCCACGATGATGGGGCACACCATGCCCGACAATGTGCCCACGCCATTGGAGATGCCCATGAGGATGCTGGCGTAGCGCGGGGCGATGTCCAGGTGGTTGACATTGAACCCTGGCAAGGTGAACCAGGAGGTATCACACCTGAATTTCCCTCCAGCGACTCCtgctccatcccttcccccactcctacCTCCCCCCTCTCTGGGGCTCTTTCTAGTCGGCCTTTGGCGTGGCTGGGAGGACTCCTCCCTGAGCCAGGAAGGAAGTTCCCCACAACGCTGCCCAGATTCCCACAAGCTTCAGATTCGCGGTTCTCACCAGAGATGGCGAAGCCGCTGAAGCCCACGGCGAGGACCAGGAAGGATATGGCCACGCCCTTGGAGTGCGAGTAGCCGACCACCAGCAGCAGCGTGGCTTCCATGCCGAAGCCTGCAGAGGGCCCTCTCATCTGAGCGCCAGCCGCCCCTCATCGTCTCTCCAGACCTAATCTACCCCCGTCCACCTCTATCCGCTCCACGCCTGTCCCTGGTTTTGTCCCTCCTTCCACCAGCACCAGCCCTAAGCCTGGCCCTGGACCACCCACCCGCACAGGCTCCAGCGCCCATCCGGGCCCTCCATGGCCCCACCCCCTGAAGACGCAGGGTTCCAGTCCCACCCTTGCACCTTCACACCTTCCGTCTCTGTCCACACTCCTTGGGCAGTACACCACCCAGACCCCGTCTCTCCAGGTCCCCGACTCATAGATAGCCCCTGTTCATCACACACTTGTCGTCCACTCTGCCCTGTTCCGTTGTAGGCCCCGCTCTTCCAGACCTGACTAAGCCACAGGCACAGTCACACAAAATGCCCCCGGGCCCCACCGCCCCAGACTGTCACCTGAGATCCTGTTCCATTCAGGCCCAGCCTCACCCTGACTCCGCCTTTTTGGACACACCCACCCTGAGGCCACGCCCCCGAGGCGCTCCGCCCGGCTCAGGCCGTCCCGACCCGGTTTAGGCCGcgccccactcacccccacagTTCATCAATTTGCGCACGTTGGTGGTGGACATGATACGGCGGCTCCTCAGGAAGTCAGCGATCTGGCCGCCGATGGGCACGATGATGGTCATGACCAGGTGGGGCAGCGCTGACACCAGGCCCACCTGAGCCAGGTAAAGTACAGGGCAGGGGCTCAGGAGCCTCCGGCCAGGCCTCTCCACTCGGTTTCTGCACCACTGGCTGCTCCCTGTCCCTCATTCCAACCCCTTGGGACCCAGGCCCCCGGCCCCCACTCCTCCGTCAACCCTGCggcacccctgcccccactcctggGCCCGACCTTGCTGATCTCGAAGCCGAACACTTCTTCGAAGTAGGCAGGCTGGGAAATAAGGAGCAAGTAGAACGTCCAACTGCGGCAGAAGTTGGCCACGATGATGGCGTAGACTGGCATGGACGTGAAGAAGCGCCGCCAGGGAGTGTTAAACTTCTGTGAGGGGCGGGACGAGGGGCCGCTAAGACAGAAACCAGGGCTGGGCGCTCTCCGTGTCCCTTCAGGGACCGCACTAGAGTCCCGCAGAGACCCTGGTTTACCGACTTCACTAAAACCTCCGGATACCCAGGGACGCCAGCCAGCTCGACCGTGTCCCGGTGGGGACCTGCTGGCATCCTCGCCTCAACTCTGATACTTCGGGGATGCAGGGCTCCTGACGCTGCAGTGGCCCCGCAGTTCCGCGTGTGTCCGGACTTGACGATGACCCTCAGGGATCCATAAATGTGGGCCCAGGAATCTCCGTTCAATTACGATTCCTAAATCTAGCCTCAGCCACCCCAAGGTCTCGTAAAAGTCCCACGTGCTAATCCCGCCTCTGCATGTTTAACCACGCCCCCGAGTGGTTCCCGCCCACCTGGCGACCTAGGCCTGAGCTCAGCACCTGCTTGTTGGTCCTTCCCCGGCTTTAACCCCGCCTCCTAGGTTCTAGCCCCGCCCATTTGGATTTCCTACCCTGTCTCCTCTGAGTCTGCTAGAGCCCACTAAGATCTACAGGCTGTGAGGGTTCGAAGCCCCCTTTTCTCCTGACTCCCTGCCTGCATATCTCTCAGTGCCCCACAGTGACCCCGCCCCGCAGTCCTGGGACCAGACCGTGACGGGGTTCATGAGTTTGGCGCTCTCGCCGATGGCTTCCTCGATGTACTTGCGCTCCTCCTCCGAAATGCTGGGGTGCAGCGCGGGCGACTCATAAGAGACGATCAGCCAGAACAGGTACCAGAAGATCCCAAAGCTGCCTgatgggagcaggagggggatgGAGGCGAGGTGACTACCGGCCTCGCTCCGCCCCAGCGCCACCCGGACCCAGGCGTCTGGGCCCCTCACCGTAGACGTAGAATACAGAGCTCCATCCTGAGTACTGCACCAGGACCCCGGCGAGAGGCATCGCGACCACCGCCCCGGCGTAGGAACCTAAGGGAGTAATGCAGGGGAGAGAACAGGCCTATCTACCCTCTACCCAAGAGTGCGGACCCCCAGCCCCCGTCTTCCAGAACACAAgccacagcccctcctcccacagataCCTCCGGCCAGGTGCCCAATCCCCTCCGCTCTCAGACCCACAAATCTAcatcccacccccttcctctcaccGCAAAAGGCTGTTGTCGCCAGGCGACTCCGCTCTAAGGGAGGGGCCCATTTGCTCCAGATCCCGTGGCAGGCGGGGTACGTGACCCCCTAGGAGAAGAAAGCCAAAGTCACTGAGAAGCGGTGGGGTCAGACGGGGGCGGGGTCACAGGGGGCGGGGCTTTACCTCCACCAACCCCTGGAGGATCCTCACGAAGATGACACAGCCGTAGTGGACTCGGGCCGCCGAGGGGATCAACATGTTTAGAGTGGATGTAGCAACAATAGCGAAACCGAAAACCCTGGCAGGAAGAGTTCGTGGTCCGACAAAAGGGTTCGGCTATCCCACCACGCCTACGATTCTGCTCTTTCTGTCCACAACAGAACCCGGTTTCCCAGAACCCCAGGCCCCACCTTCTCTGTGATTCCCACCTTCCACAATCATAAGCCCCGCCTTTCTCTAAGATCTCGCCCCCAGGACCCTCCCACTTTCCCAGAGTCAGCCCCCAAATGCCAGGCCTCACCAACTCCACCCATGCAACTGTAGTCCCCGCCTACTTTGAGATCACCCCCGCCCCCGTACCTGTTGGCTGCGAATTTTTGGCAGATAAATCCCCCTGGAATTTGGGTGACAATGTAGCCCCAGAAAAAGGAGCCGTGTATGAGGCCAACAGTCTCTGGATCCCAGTTGAACTGAGCTTTCTGTGGACCAAAAAGCACATCAAACCAGCCTtctgcctcaggctctgcccctccACCAATCAGCACCACAGACTTAGCCCTTTGGCCAATCAGCAATAAGGATCCTCACCCAAACACCTGCCAATCAGAGCTCAAGCTCACCTCGGTCCTTCCCAAACTAGCTTTCTCCACGTTGCTAGGGCCAGTACCATCTTAGCAACAAGGCCTGTTGCTGCCTAGACGCCACACTGCCTGTTTCCCTACCTCAGTGCCCCTTCTCTGAATGTCTCCGGGCCCATATACAGGGTGGAAGTTCTTTCTCTACTTCTAACAAACTTAAGAACCGTTTGCAGAGTAACGTGGATGAGTGTTAGTCAGGGACAAGAAGTAGTTAAGAAGCGGACCTGATTGGAACTGAGCTAGAGGCGGGGTAGGCCACAGTCATAATCAGAACTTTGTTTTctgagagagagggtgggggcgAGGCACGGCACACACTGAAATTAAAATAGGGAGAGTcgttggccaggtagctcagttagttaacCTGTCGTGCAGATACGCCAAGGTTGGGGTTCCACCCagggtcagggtgcatacaaaaatcaaccaatcaatgcatgaataagtggaacaacagctcgatgtttctccctctctgtaaggaaatcaataaacaaatatacgTTTTTTTCAATtagggagagccctggctggtgtggctcagtgggtagagCGCCAGCCTGCGTAGGAAGCTTCTcaggtttgattccgggtcagggcacatccctgggttgggggcatgtgagaggcaaccgatgtttctcttcctctctttctctctccctccccttctctctaaaagtaaataaataaaatcttttttaaaatagggagaaaatCTAATATGAGGAGGGATTTAGGTAATGGCCAGAGCAGAGGAAGTAGGATTTGGCAGCGATGGAGCTTCAGAAAAATCAGGATTAAAATTCAGTGGGCAGACTGATGGGACTGGAATAAAGTagttgtggccctggctggtgtgactcagtggattgagtgctggcctgagaaccaaaagacagctggctcgattcccagccagggcacctacagggttgtgggccagggccccagtagggggcgcgcaagaggcaaccacacattgaagtttctctccctctctaaataaataaataaaatccctccCCCAAAAAAGTATATGTGACCCTGGGACAGGTGTAGGACACAGGTGAAGCAAAAGTTGCTAGGAGGTCCAAAACGGAGAAGAGGCAGGCAATACACAGGGAACCTAATTGTGGGGCAGAGTCTACATGTTAAAATTAGGGATTTGAAATCAATAGGGGCGGGGCTTAGGAAGGAAAGATGCCAGTGGAACTGACGGAGTTGAGGGGGCGGCACTGGTGGGCGGGGCCACTCAGGGTTTGGTTTGAACGGGGCGTGGCCTGTGTTGCGCCCGGTCGCGTGTGACGTCATCAGGGTGTGGCAGTACCGCCGCTCAGACCCCGAGCTACCTGCACCACCAGGTGGCCCCCGCGGTGGGTCGTGCTGTTGTTGACCATGGAGACGATGGCCACGCCCAGATTGCAGCGGATGCCAAAGCTGATGCAGAATCCCAGACCGCTCATGATGGCGATAATGTAGCGGCGAGGGAGGCCGAAGCAGGTGCAGTCCACCACCGGCGGGTCCCGAGTCTGCGTCGTGACGGGGCGCCCGTCAGCACTCAGCTCCAGAGTCTCTGCACCTTCCTGCCGCTTCTCCAGAAGGCTGCGGGGCAGCAAGAGTCAAAGACTCGGACGTCCAGgacccagccccctcctccctgtgacACAGGAGTCCAGGGCAAAACCTCCTGCTTGAAAAAGACCCAGGATTCTACCTAAGCCCacattccctccttccccaggaatCCAGCCCTTTCTCTCCTCAGGACCTAGGAATCTGGACCCCCAGTCTCCATCTCCTCAGGAATTCCACGtccccccagcctcctcctgcacCCCCCCTCCAGACTCAGGTTTTGAGGCCCTCAATTCCCTTCTCTCCCAATGCTGTCATCTCTCAATTCAGGGGTTTTAGGCCCCACACTACCCTTTGCAATCCAAAAGCCTGTGCTCGCAGCCCCCACTCCAAGGCCCAGAGACTCTCTCTAGCCCCCTCCCTGAGATATGAGTCTATTTGAGCAAGCAAAAGGCGCTAAGGAGATGCTTCAGCAAAGGTGTCAAAAGAACAGATGCTTCTCAGCCACGTCTGCTATATATACCGACACCCCTCCTCCCTTGCCCCCTATGGCATGTCCTTCCTTGCTTCCAGGCCCCAGGTGTGGGGCTGACATCCGGCTGATTCCATTCAGCCACCAGGAGCTAGGGGCTCGGGGGTGGGGCGACTTCCAGATCCCCAGAATCCAGCAGCCCAGCCGGGTATCCCTGGGGAACCTTGAGTTCAGGCTGTCAGCctaggggacagggaggaggaccGGCGGGTGGTGTCCTGGCAAGGGACAGATGGCCCTGGTAGGGGGATTGGCTCAGTCCCCAGTGAGGCTCTCGCCCCCGCCTGTTCTGGATCAGGGATTGAGTCTGTGATGACGGATAGGATACTTAGAGGGCCAACATAAACCCAGAGAGAGGCTGCGGGGAGAGGGGTGCAGAGGTGTGGAAAGACTcaaaaggagggtgggggtggggaggggccagaggctAAGAAAGAGGGTCAGAGatacaggaggaagagagagatccAGCGAGAAGggggcagagacccagagagacagggagagactaAGATAGGggcagaggccccaggagaagggggaacAGGACAGCGACccagagagggaggggacagagatcCAAAGGCAGGGGACAGAAACCCGGGAGAGAGGACATAGATGCAGAGACCCAGGGCACTGAAAGGTAAGGAGAGTGAGAGACCCAGGAGGCAGGCTGGGGTCGTGATGTGTGAGGTGCGGCTGCTTTCTGCAGCGGGGAAGCAGCCAGAGGATCGGGCTGGATCCCAGGAAGGGGACTAGAACAGATGGAGGCGAGGGAGACTGGGACGGGGGAGGAAAGAACAGCCAGACGGTCTGGGGGGAGGCGGTGGAAGAGATGAGAGAACACAGTCACCCTCCCCATCCTAGAACTtaagaaggagggagaaaccTTAAGAAACAgtatggggggggggcagggagagtgggggagCGAACTGAACCCAGAGGGATGAGGAAGGAGACCCTGAGAGAGATAGAGGAACAGAAAgccagagagagggggacaggagTCCCCAGAAAGACTAGCACGGGGCGGTGGGGAATGCCCCCTCCCATCATAACACGTCAGCCAATGAGATTAGACTTTGACCCAGGCTGCTATCCGATGCTGTTTGACTCTGAAACTCAAGGCGTGATTGCAGCCTGCAGTTAGTCAAAATAAAGGTGTCTCGgtctctgggtctctgtctctgcttctctcctgttCTATGTCCACTCCCCCAGTTCCCTGGCCCCTTAcgttcctttgtttctctcttctcttcccatggcgcaggaaactgaggctcaggggaaaGTAGCATGACCAAGGTCACCCACCGAGAACAGTGATGGGGCCTGGTCACCTCCTGGGGCCAGCCTCACCCTGCCCAAGGCCTGGCCCTGGGAGACGAGGCACTTCGGCTCCTccatctcccttccccccatGTCCTTGTCCCAAGTCGCCTAGTTTGCCGTCTGTTTCCTGGTCTGAGGGAGTTCTCCACCCACTCTAGTATCACTCATCTCGAGGAAAATCTGCAGCCTCCACCCCAGGTTGGGGACGGGCTGACCGGGGTTTGAATGATGGCATTTATGCTCGTCCAcccatttctccctcttctcaactcgagcctcagtttccccagcatgGTCTAGAGGGTTCAATGGAATCACGGGGTTGTGTCCAGCACAGAGCATGTCCACGTGTGTCTCCAACCATCACGGTGACCCCAGGATCCGGGTGCAATGCTCTTCTCCGCTCAGCCTCCTTGGTGACTgtcctgggtgggtggagggtggctcTGAGCTCTAAGCTCTGCGGTCACTAGGGGCCTGGGaggcagctcagagaggtgacagTAAGGCACAGACACACCGAGAGAAacccagacacagaggagaagctGAGAAGCAGAGACTGAGGGAGGGGGCCCAAGGAACACACCCCTCccgcactgccccccaccccagcctcctgcaTTATCacgtctctctctgtctcctgacTTCTCACTGGTGTATTTTGAGAAACTCGTGAAAGGAGGCGAGAAAAAgggtggggagggcctgggagatTGGGAGAAGCAGGGGTGAGGTTATCTCAgcttccccaccacctccccaccgcTGTGccatcctcctgcctcctccctctgtccaGCCTTATTTCCATCTCTCCTGTTACTAGAGGGTGGGGTGACGTTGGGGCTCGGAGGTGATCTGCAGCAAGCGGGACTAGCGTTAGACTTAGAGAAGGACTTGTGTGGCCTAGCGAGATGGACGAAGGGTCAACTAAAGTTGGGGTCGGGGCTGTGGGCCACCGGGACAGGGTCTGAGGGAATGGCCGCAGGGACTGATCAGGTTATGCCCTTCCCCTGCTGTGGCCAGATATTTTTAGGCCTCTTCGAAGATGAGTAATTTCTCTGACTTGCAGccaaggctggggttgggggtgaaAGACTGGAGGGAAGTGTCCTGGACTGCCCTGAGGACACCCAGGTCACGGGGGTCATCTCCCTGGAAGTCCCTCTTAGCTCTAGCTTACATCCTTTGGGAGGCCTAATGGGAGGCCTTTTTGGCCTGCAACTCCCTTCTCCCCTAAAGCCCCAGGACCCCCCGGTTTCTTTCTCCCAGCTTAACTCTCCCCAAGGACAAGAACCCATGGGCCACAATCCGCTTTAGCTTCAGATTAAACGCTCTGAGTAACGGGAACCGAGAAAGATGGTGATGGAGAGAcccagggtggagggatggacacccaaagagagaggacagagacccCAAAGGGGAGAGTAAGAGACCCCAAGAGAGGCGTTGACTGAGATCTAGTGAGAGCAATGGCCAGGGAATCTGAGAGAGGACAGACTCCGAGATAAAGggaaacagagacccagagaaaGGGGTGCCGAGGTCCGGAGAAAGGACGCAGGGAGAAGACAGGCGAGCAGAGTCCCAGAAGCAGGACAGGCTGCGGCACCCGGAAAGAGGGGAACATACAGTCCCAGAGAAAAGGGTAGACCCTAGAGTGGGGAGGGgcgaagaaaaataaaagaggtgaTGAGCGAGATCGAACCAGGGAGAGCAGCGCCGTCGGAGGCGAAGGGAGAAACTGGGCAGATGGGTGGACCTCGCCCCCGCCATCCACTGGTATTTTCGCCGGTGCGTCTATCGGTCTGTGCCCAGGTGGGAAGGAGCCCTCTCATCCTGCGACCCGCGCCCTCTTCCCCGCCCGGGACCCCCACCACGCTCACCGGTGCAGCCTCCCGAGGGCGCGACCCGCTAGCTTCCGAAACTCCTCCTGGCGGAACTCCATCGTGGCTGCCCTTGTGGCCCGTACCCCCCCAGGGATCCCCCCGCCCGCGGGCCCGGGCGGCCGCGTCCGGGTTCCCGGGGTCCGCCCCGGCCCGGCCGGCCCCGCAGCTCCGCTCGGGGGGGAAGGAGGCTGCGagtgaggactgcctgggggctGTCACTGAACTCAGCGTCGGGGGCGTGGCGAGGAGAGACCCCGCCCGCCTCGCTAGACCCCGCCCCTGGCAGTATAGTCTGGTTCTTCGGGTGCACTCCTCCCATTACGATCTGCCCCCCCATCCTTTCCTCTCTAGACCACATCTCTGAGTTCTGCATCTACTCCTGAGGCGCAGCGCCTCAATTCTGTCCGTTCCCCGGAGTTAGTCTCCTTCATTCTATTCCCCTCAGCTCCTTCTATTCCAGATTTTTCTCTTCCCAATCTGAGATTTGTCCCCACCCcattcagtttctttcatttccttcccgCATTTCCATCTTGCTCTGAGTCTCCTTCTGTGTTTCATCCTCTCCGTCTTGTCGCTCCTAATGTCTGCGTCCCGCCCCCGaattccatccccaccccccgtCATCGGCCCCAGTTCCAACTTTCTCATTCAGAAGGTTCTTTTCTTATTCGGGAATTCTTCCCCCATTTCCATTCACTCACCGTTCCCTCTAGCTCTTCCCCCATCCAGGTTCTTCCCCTGTGACTTCCAGCCACCTGTTCCCACCTTTCCCCTTTTAAATTCCATCCCCCTTGTTTCCCCTTTGGGCACAACCCCCTCCCAGTTCCTTGACCCCCAATTCCTTTCCCCACTGAGTTTCATCCCGGACAGTTATACTGCTCCCCTCCATCGCTAGTTTCGACCCAAACAGCTTCGTCGCCTCCCTGGGATCTGTCCACTCTCCCAGTTCCGTCTCCACCCCCTAAGTCGTTCCTACCTCGAGTTCTACTCCCACCCACTGAGAGCTGTCCCTTCTCGCTGGGACCTGTCCCCGCCCCTCAATTTTTACTCCACCCCTGAatcccagccccgcccctctaGGGTTGAACCCGGACTTTTCCTCCGTCTGCCCCGCTCTTTTCTCCTGACCAGCCCCTCTCCTAGACGCTGAGTCCACCTCCATCCAGATCCAGGTCCCAGGAGGGTGCTCCTTGCACCACTGCCTCTCTGCGTCGGGCCGCAAATGCATTTGGGATTAAATTTTCATGATGTGGCACAGGCCCGCCAGGGGGCGGGGACAGCAGCCCGCGAGGCTGACGGGCGCCGCGAGCCGAGTggtccagcagctgctgccccCGCCGCAGCCTCTCGATGGGTCTCTGGGTCTCACAATTTTGCCTGAGTTTGAGAAACCCCCGGGAGGAGGGGGTTGGAGGCTGGACTCCTGCATCTGACCGC
The sequence above is drawn from the Desmodus rotundus isolate HL8 chromosome 12, HLdesRot8A.1, whole genome shotgun sequence genome and encodes:
- the SLC17A7 gene encoding vesicular glutamate transporter 1, translating into MEFRQEEFRKLAGRALGRLHRLLEKRQEGAETLELSADGRPVTTQTRDPPVVDCTCFGLPRRYIIAIMSGLGFCISFGIRCNLGVAIVSMVNNSTTHRGGHLVVQKAQFNWDPETVGLIHGSFFWGYIVTQIPGGFICQKFAANRVFGFAIVATSTLNMLIPSAARVHYGCVIFVRILQGLVEGVTYPACHGIWSKWAPPLERSRLATTAFCGSYAGAVVAMPLAGVLVQYSGWSSVFYVYGSFGIFWYLFWLIVSYESPALHPSISEEERKYIEEAIGESAKLMNPVTKFNTPWRRFFTSMPVYAIIVANFCRSWTFYLLLISQPAYFEEVFGFEISKVGLVSALPHLVMTIIVPIGGQIADFLRSRRIMSTTNVRKLMNCGGFGMEATLLLVVGYSHSKGVAISFLVLAVGFSGFAISGFNVNHLDIAPRYASILMGISNGVGTLSGMVCPIIVGAMTKHKTREEWQYVFLIASLVHYGGVIFYGVFASGEKQPWAEPEEMSEEKCGFVGHDQLAGSDESEMEDEAEPPGAPPAPPPSYGATHSTVQPPRPPPPIRDH